DNA sequence from the Marinitoga litoralis genome:
AATAAGTAAAAAATCACCAATAAAAGTTACTTCTTTTTCTGACTGTGTTTTTTTTTCAAAAAGTTAATCTCATCTTCTTGCATTTTAATAAGTAATTCTTTTTCAAGAAGAAGACGTTCATAATACTCAAGTCTTTTCTTTAAAGATGCAGAATCATTGGATTTATTAGAATCATTTCTAACAATACCAGCAGATTCATAAATAAAAGGAGGAACCTTAGAAATATCAGAAATAATAGATTTAGGCCTTCCTTTTTTAGAATTGAAGACATTATCGTCATAACCAGATTCCTCATATTTTTTAACCCATCTAGAAAAGGCAGATTGAGAAATATTATATTCGGAACAAATATCGTTTTGAGATTTATCAGAATTAAGGTATTCCTTAACAACTTGAAGTTTAAAATCAGAAGAATATTTTTCCCTTTTTCTCATATAAAACACCCCTTTC
Encoded proteins:
- a CDS encoding transposase, translating into MRKREKYSSDFKLQVVKEYLNSDKSQNDICSEYNISQSAFSRWVKKYEESGYDDNVFNSKKGRPKSIISDISKVPPFIYESAGIVRNDSNKSNDSASLKKRLEYYERLLLEKELLIKMQEDEINFLKKKHSQKKK